One stretch of Trichocoleus desertorum ATA4-8-CV12 DNA includes these proteins:
- a CDS encoding DUF4079 domain-containing protein, producing MSFEIPASTKFWLNFLHPVMMWVLLAIAFYATYLGFQWRRARKAEGDEKKELLKGRFNTRHHQFGALLLAVMVVGMLGGMGVTYINNGKLFVGPHLLAGLGMTGMIAVSAALTPLMQKGNDLARYTHIAINIVLLGLFSWQAITGMQIVQRILNPAET from the coding sequence ATGAGCTTTGAGATTCCTGCATCGACAAAATTCTGGCTCAACTTTCTACATCCCGTCATGATGTGGGTTCTGTTAGCGATCGCCTTTTACGCAACCTATTTAGGCTTCCAGTGGCGGCGGGCGCGTAAAGCCGAAGGGGACGAGAAAAAAGAATTACTCAAAGGTCGGTTCAACACTCGTCACCACCAGTTCGGTGCGCTGTTGCTGGCTGTTATGGTGGTTGGAATGCTCGGCGGTATGGGTGTCACCTATATTAACAATGGCAAACTATTCGTCGGACCTCACCTTCTAGCAGGTTTAGGTATGACAGGAATGATTGCGGTCTCTGCGGCTCTCACCCCGCTGATGCAGAAAGGCAATGATCTTGCTCGTTATACTCATATTGCTATTAACATCGTGCTCCTAGGACTGTTCAGCTGGCAAGCAATTACTGGCATGCAAATTGTTCAACGCATCTTGAACCCTGCTGAAACTTAG
- a CDS encoding ankyrin repeat domain-containing protein, with translation MTAANNLAFLQAVRRGDVHQVQALLVDGVTADAKDKDGTTALMFAAQSGYTEIVKLLLEAGANASAARKVFGITALMLAAANNQRDVVQALLAYGANVNARNDDGSTALMAAALKGHINVVQLLLEAGAEVDVQDQDEDTALNLAVVQGHTAVVRALLAAGAGTNQTSYGETALTLAASEAQGEIVRVLVEQGAAIDGQTQDGRTALMQAAELGFVDVVQVLLAQGANVNAQDREGETALTLAADQGHLPVVQALLAQGTEVNAKNRDGSTALMAVAAGGETAIATALLNFGADINAKDQESETALNLAVVEGHTDMVKLLLTRGADCQTRNRLGDTPLMVAAIHGYREIAIVLLRHGADAAARNFGETALSIATMRGHTLVVQVLLAHGADANTQGDDGKTPLMKACDRDYVDIMQELLQAGADANLQDQVGATALMWAAHRGRVEAVQTLLKAGTEVNLRNRGGYTALMIAEFNGFDQVVQLLKQAGAKE, from the coding sequence ATGACCGCTGCTAACAATCTTGCATTTCTTCAGGCGGTTAGACGGGGGGATGTCCATCAAGTCCAAGCTTTGCTAGTGGATGGCGTGACTGCTGATGCCAAAGATAAAGATGGCACGACAGCTTTAATGTTTGCGGCTCAAAGTGGCTACACAGAAATTGTGAAGCTCTTACTAGAAGCAGGAGCCAACGCCAGTGCTGCACGGAAAGTCTTTGGAATTACGGCTTTGATGTTGGCAGCGGCAAACAATCAAAGAGACGTGGTGCAAGCGTTGTTGGCTTATGGTGCGAATGTGAATGCCCGTAATGATGATGGCAGTACAGCACTAATGGCAGCAGCGCTGAAGGGGCATATCAATGTTGTGCAACTTCTGCTGGAAGCGGGAGCCGAGGTTGATGTCCAGGATCAAGATGAGGACACTGCACTCAATTTAGCAGTTGTCCAGGGACACACGGCAGTTGTCCGAGCGTTGTTAGCTGCTGGCGCTGGTACCAACCAAACGAGTTACGGTGAGACCGCTCTGACTTTGGCTGCCAGTGAAGCCCAGGGAGAGATTGTGAGAGTTTTGGTGGAGCAGGGAGCGGCGATAGACGGCCAAACTCAAGACGGTAGAACTGCCCTGATGCAAGCAGCGGAATTAGGTTTTGTAGATGTGGTGCAAGTGCTGCTAGCCCAAGGTGCCAATGTCAATGCTCAAGATCGAGAGGGAGAAACAGCTCTGACCTTGGCGGCTGATCAAGGACATTTGCCAGTGGTTCAAGCCCTGCTAGCTCAGGGTACAGAGGTGAATGCTAAGAATCGCGATGGTAGTACCGCTTTAATGGCTGTAGCTGCTGGTGGAGAAACCGCGATCGCCACGGCTTTACTCAACTTTGGAGCTGACATCAACGCCAAAGATCAAGAGTCCGAGACAGCTTTGAATCTAGCAGTGGTTGAGGGGCATACCGACATGGTGAAGTTGCTGCTAACTCGGGGTGCAGACTGCCAAACCCGTAATCGTTTAGGCGATACGCCGTTGATGGTGGCGGCGATTCACGGTTACCGCGAGATTGCGATCGTTCTACTGCGTCATGGAGCGGATGCGGCAGCAAGAAACTTCGGGGAAACGGCTTTGAGCATTGCTACTATGCGAGGCCATACGCTTGTTGTGCAAGTCTTGCTGGCTCATGGTGCTGATGCCAATACCCAAGGTGATGATGGCAAAACCCCATTGATGAAGGCTTGCGATCGCGATTATGTAGACATTATGCAGGAACTTTTGCAAGCGGGAGCTGATGCCAATCTTCAGGATCAGGTAGGAGCCACTGCTTTAATGTGGGCAGCTCATCGAGGGCGAGTTGAAGCAGTGCAGACATTACTTAAGGCTGGAACAGAGGTTAACCTCAGGAATCGAGGTGGCTACACAGCGCTGATGATTGCTGAATTTAATGGGTTTGATCAGGTGGTGCAGCTTCTGAAGCAAGCAGGGGCAAAAGAATGA